One Mycoplasmopsis caviae DNA segment encodes these proteins:
- the lpdA gene encoding dihydrolipoyl dehydrogenase, with product MYIFKFADIGEGLHEGTVGEIPIKIGDKVKEGQTLFSVETDKVASEIPSPVDGIIKEIRMKSGDVIHVGQEIIVIDDGKGTSVETPVVKNETTSNSTTSYYVFKFADIGEGLHEGTVGEIPIKIGDKVKEGQKLFSVETDKVASEIPSPVDGIVKEIRMKSGDLIHVGQEIIVIDAGDKNPTTSFATNTVKKETEEEKCLVGDAPNSSELIDLNFDSLSASTSAVEVDKVEIQTPSYESIDDEDSISFSTEGKKYDGKVDEEFDVVIIGGGPGGYLAAEELGKAGKKILIVEKEFWGGVCLNIGCIPTKAMLKSTDVLETVLNAASYGVVGNLDKLKIDLQKTWVKMHERKKGVVDQISSSVKKLMIASKCKIEEGEAEFVGAREIKVNNKVYRGKNVILATGSHSRRLRALPGFKAGYEKNYVLSSREAINYDSKLPSSIVIVGGGVVGVEFAQVFASAGSKVTIIQNQNHLLPGIDHDVTNEIVKHLEKHGVQIIYNATSTGLSNKNELVYEIGGTERKIKADVYLIAVGRIPSSQGLAEIGVNVGVREEVPVDEKMRTNVKNVYAIGDLTGQNMLAHVAYQHALIAVGNILGENVRYHNKPVPGCIYTNPEIAFIGLTEEEAKEKGHNVFISKYLFSFLGKAIATKQTSGFVKLIVDREYGQILGAHIIGAHATDYISEIALAMEQEVSVKEIAYTIHPHPTYSEIIWEAARSAALKLYLEEHKK from the coding sequence ATGTATATATTTAAATTTGCTGATATTGGCGAAGGTTTGCATGAAGGAACAGTTGGCGAAATTCCAATTAAAATAGGCGATAAAGTAAAAGAAGGTCAAACACTTTTCTCAGTTGAAACTGATAAGGTTGCCTCAGAAATTCCTTCTCCTGTTGATGGGATTATTAAAGAAATTAGAATGAAAAGTGGCGATGTAATTCATGTCGGCCAAGAAATAATTGTTATTGATGATGGTAAGGGTACATCAGTTGAAACACCAGTGGTTAAAAATGAAACAACATCAAATTCAACTACAAGTTATTATGTATTTAAATTTGCTGATATTGGCGAAGGTTTGCACGAAGGAACAGTTGGCGAAATTCCAATTAAAATTGGTGATAAAGTAAAAGAAGGTCAAAAACTTTTCTCAGTTGAAACTGATAAGGTTGCCTCAGAAATTCCTTCTCCTGTTGATGGGATTGTTAAAGAAATTAGAATGAAAAGTGGCGATTTAATTCATGTCGGCCAAGAAATAATTGTTATTGATGCTGGGGATAAAAATCCTACAACTAGTTTTGCAACTAATACTGTAAAAAAAGAAACTGAAGAAGAAAAATGCTTAGTGGGTGATGCACCAAATTCAAGTGAATTAATTGACCTAAATTTTGATTCTTTAAGTGCTTCTACATCAGCAGTAGAAGTTGATAAAGTAGAAATTCAAACTCCTTCATATGAGTCTATTGATGATGAAGATAGTATTTCATTTAGTACTGAAGGAAAAAAATACGATGGTAAGGTTGATGAAGAATTCGATGTTGTTATTATCGGTGGTGGACCAGGTGGTTATTTAGCTGCTGAAGAATTAGGTAAAGCAGGTAAAAAAATATTAATTGTTGAAAAAGAATTTTGAGGTGGTGTATGTCTTAATATTGGATGTATCCCAACTAAAGCAATGCTTAAGTCAACAGATGTACTTGAAACTGTATTAAATGCAGCAAGTTATGGTGTTGTTGGCAACCTTGATAAGTTAAAAATAGATCTACAAAAAACATGAGTCAAAATGCATGAACGTAAAAAAGGTGTAGTAGATCAAATTTCAAGTAGCGTTAAGAAATTAATGATTGCTTCAAAATGTAAAATTGAAGAAGGTGAAGCAGAATTTGTTGGTGCTAGGGAAATTAAAGTTAATAATAAAGTGTATCGTGGTAAGAATGTTATTCTAGCTACTGGTAGCCACTCGCGTAGACTGCGTGCCTTACCTGGTTTTAAGGCAGGATATGAAAAGAACTATGTTCTTTCAAGTCGTGAAGCTATTAATTATGATTCAAAATTACCAAGTTCAATAGTTATTGTTGGTGGTGGTGTTGTTGGTGTTGAATTTGCTCAAGTATTTGCTTCAGCAGGCTCAAAAGTTACAATTATTCAAAACCAAAATCACTTACTCCCTGGAATTGATCATGATGTAACTAATGAAATTGTTAAACATTTAGAAAAGCATGGGGTTCAAATTATTTATAATGCAACCTCAACTGGATTAAGTAATAAAAACGAATTAGTTTATGAAATCGGTGGCACCGAGAGAAAAATTAAGGCCGATGTTTATTTAATTGCTGTTGGTCGTATTCCATCAAGCCAAGGTCTTGCTGAAATTGGTGTTAATGTTGGAGTTAGAGAAGAAGTTCCAGTTGATGAAAAAATGAGAACAAATGTTAAAAATGTTTATGCTATTGGTGATCTAACAGGACAAAATATGCTTGCACACGTTGCATATCAACATGCTTTAATTGCAGTAGGTAATATTTTAGGTGAAAATGTTCGTTATCATAACAAACCTGTTCCAGGATGCATTTATACAAACCCTGAAATTGCATTTATTGGATTAACAGAAGAAGAAGCAAAGGAAAAGGGACACAATGTGTTTATTTCTAAATACTTGTTTTCATTCCTTGGAAAAGCTATTGCGACAAAACAAACTTCTGGTTTTGTTAAATTAATTGTTGACCGTGAATATGGTCAAATTCTAGGTGCTCACATTATTGGTGCACATGCAACTGATTATATTTCTGAAATAGCGCTTGCTATGGAACAAGAAGTCAGTGTTAAAGAAATTGCTTATACTATTCACCCACACCCAACATATTCAGAAATTATTTGAGAAGCTGCAAGATCTGCTGCTCTTAAACTTTACTTAGAAGAACATAAAAAATAA